The genome window CTCGCCATCGAGGCTGACGGATGAACCTGGCGCGTTACCGTTTTGTGCTGTCCCGGCCGCTGCAATTGCTGCCGGTGTTGTTTGGCATCAGCCTGATCACCTTTGTGCTGGTGCGTTCGATCCCCGGTGACCCGGCGCGCGCCTTGCTGGGTTCACGCAGTACCCCGGATGCGTTGCTGAAAATCCGCGCCCAGTACGGCCTGGATCAACCGTTGTGGCTGCAGTATTTCTACTTCCTCAAGAACCTGCTCAAGGGCGATCTCGGCCAGTCGCTGCTGTACAAGGTTGACGCTTTGAAGCTGATTGTCACGCGGATCGAACCGACCCTGGTGCTGGTGCTCGGCAGTGTGCTGCTCGCGCTGTTGATTGCGCTGCCGCTGGCGACGGTGGCGGCGCGCAATAAAGGCGGCTGGGCAGACAACCTGATCCGCGTGTTCACCACGGTTGGCCTGGGCATGCCGGCGTTCTGGCTGGGCCTGATGTTGATTTTGTTGCTGAGCGTGAAGTGGGGCCTGTTCCCGGTGTCCGGCTACGGGCGCAGCTGGCTGGATAAGGCTCACCATATGCTGCTGCCCTGTTTGACCATCGCCCTGGCGCTGTCGGCGGTGTTGGTCCGTAACCTGCGTGCGAGCATGCTGATGGAGTTGCAGGCCGACCATGTCACCGCCGCCCGGGCACGCGGGCTGCCGGAGGCCGCCGTGTTCCGTCGCCACGTGCTGCCCAACTCCCTGGTACCGGCGGTCAACCTGCTGGCGGTGAATATCGGTTGGTTGATCAGCGGCACCGTGGTCATTGAAAGCCTGTTCGCGATTCCTGGCATCGGCCAATTGCTGGTGCGCGGCATCTTCACCCGTGACTACATGGTGGTGCAGGGCGTGGCCATGGTGCTGGCGTGTGCGACGGTGGTGGTCAACTTCGTCGCCGACGTGGTCACGGTGGCCCTCGACCCACGGGTGAACATGCAATGAGCAGCCGCCCACTGATTGCCCCGTGGCGTTTGCGCCTGCGTTTTGGTTTTCGCGACGGTCGACTGACCGCTGCGTGGGGGCTGTTGATTGTGTTGGCCTGGCTTGCCCTGGCACTGGTTGCGCCGTGGGTAGCGCCGTTTGACCCGGTTGCGCAAAACACCGATATCAGCTTGTTGGCCCCCAGCATGGCCCATCCGTTCGGCACGGATAACTACGGCAGGGACATCCTTTCGAGGGTGGTCTGGGGCGCGCGCATCGACTTGCAACTGGCCATCATCGGCGTGATCTTCCCGTTCATGATCGGCACCTTCGTCGGCGCCGTCTCCGGCTACATGGGCGGTCGTTTCGACAGCGTCTGCATGCGCGTGATCGATGTGATTCTCGCGTTCCCGTTCCTGGTGCTGATGCTGGCGATCATGGCCATTCTCGGCCCGGGCTTGAAGAGCTTCTATATCGCCATGGCGCTGGTGGGCTGGGTGTCGTATGCGCGGCTGATCCGCTCACAGATCCTGGTGCTCAAGGAGAGCGACTTCGCCCTGGCCGCCAAGAGCCTGGGCTTTGGCCACGGGCGCATTCTGTTCCGGCATTTGTTGCCCAACGCGATGTTTGGCTCGATCGTGTTTTCCATGTCCGACGCGGTGCTGGTGCTGCTCAACGGCGCCGCCGTGAGCTACCTGGGCCTGGGTGTGCAACCGCCGACGGCCGAGTGGGGCACGATGGTGGCCGAAGGGCAGGCGTTCATCACCACCGCCTGGTGGATTTGCACCTTTCCGGGGCTGGCCATCGTCACCCTGGCCATGGGTTTCAGCCTGTTGGCCGATGGCGTGGCGCAAGTGTTGGGGGATCGATCATGAGCCTGCTTCAAGTGCAGGACCTCAGCGTGATCGCCCATAACGCCGGGCGTGATGTCACCCTGGTTGACCGGGTGTCCTTCGACCTGGCCGAAGGCGAAATCCTCGGCCTGGTCGGCGAGAGTGGCTCGGGCAAGACCCTGGCCTGTCGCGGCCTGATGCGCCTGTTGCCGTCGGCCAATCTGCGCGTACAAGGCGGTGCCGTGCGCCTGGCCGGTCGCGATCTATTGCAACTGGATGATCCTGGTATGCGTGCGGTGCGGGGCGGGCAACTGGGCATGATCTTCCAGAACCCCAGCAGCCATCTTGACCCGCTGATGCGTATCGGCGAGCAGATCGCCGAAGGTATTCGGCTGCATCAAGGCGCGTCAAAAAAAGACGCACGCCTGCTCGCCATCGAGGTGCTGCGC of Pseudomonas fluorescens contains these proteins:
- a CDS encoding ABC transporter permease, yielding MNLARYRFVLSRPLQLLPVLFGISLITFVLVRSIPGDPARALLGSRSTPDALLKIRAQYGLDQPLWLQYFYFLKNLLKGDLGQSLLYKVDALKLIVTRIEPTLVLVLGSVLLALLIALPLATVAARNKGGWADNLIRVFTTVGLGMPAFWLGLMLILLLSVKWGLFPVSGYGRSWLDKAHHMLLPCLTIALALSAVLVRNLRASMLMELQADHVTAARARGLPEAAVFRRHVLPNSLVPAVNLLAVNIGWLISGTVVIESLFAIPGIGQLLVRGIFTRDYMVVQGVAMVLACATVVVNFVADVVTVALDPRVNMQ
- a CDS encoding ABC transporter permease translates to MSSRPLIAPWRLRLRFGFRDGRLTAAWGLLIVLAWLALALVAPWVAPFDPVAQNTDISLLAPSMAHPFGTDNYGRDILSRVVWGARIDLQLAIIGVIFPFMIGTFVGAVSGYMGGRFDSVCMRVIDVILAFPFLVLMLAIMAILGPGLKSFYIAMALVGWVSYARLIRSQILVLKESDFALAAKSLGFGHGRILFRHLLPNAMFGSIVFSMSDAVLVLLNGAAVSYLGLGVQPPTAEWGTMVAEGQAFITTAWWICTFPGLAIVTLAMGFSLLADGVAQVLGDRS